A region of the Campylobacter subantarcticus LMG 24377 genome:
ATCCAAATAATTTAAAAATTGTATATAATTATAAAATTCCTTTTGAAAATTATTTTTTAAATATTTTAAAGATAGATAAAGAAGTTAAGCGGTTTTATTTAGAAGAAAAATTTATAAATTTAGAAGAGAATTTGGAGTAAATATGAAACGGATTGTAATTTTATTTTTTTCTTTTTGTGGTATTTATGCTAATTCTTTGAGTATAGAAGATTTTAGAACAGATTTGTATTCAAAAGTTGGAAATAATACTTTAAAAAAGATTGAAATAACTTTAGATTTTGAGGGAGAAAATTTAGATCAAAAGAAAATCATAGACGCATTAAATACTATTGTATCTAGTTATTTTTATGAAGATTTGTTCACAGAAGTGGGTAAAAATAACTTCAAAGAAACTTTGCTTAAATTTAGTAATAAAAAATACAAAACTCAAATAAAAAATATTTACATTTTAAAAATTAACTCAGTGGCTCAATTTGATATAGAAGAACTGAAGCGTTTTGTAAAAGATTTAGAAAAAAAAGACAAAGATTTAAAAGAAACTGCTAATCAAGAAGAAATTCAAAATATTCTTAAAGTTACTAAAACTTCAGATCAAAATAATACCCAACCAAAAGATATGAATGCTACTCAAACAAGCAGTGCTAAAGATAGCAATGTAAGTTTCAATCAAGATGTTAATGCAAGCAAAGAGGCTATGGATATGATTTTAAAAACTATGGAAAATACTCAAATGCAAATATTAGTACCAAGCAAAGAACAAGATTTATTCAAAGAAATACCATTTTGATTATTGGATTATATCAAAATGGCTTGGGATTTTTGGTATAAAAATATTTTCGTTAATATTTTGATCAAATTTTTGGTTGTAAAAATAAATAATGACTAAATTTCCTAATTCATCTTTATAAGAAATACTGTTAAGATTGCTATTTTTTAGCTTGATGTTGTATATAATATTTTCGTATTTTGCTTCATAGTTTTCATGAGATATTAATTTTGCATTTTTAAAAATTGCTTGAAGATTTGGTAAATTTTGCAATTGAGTATAAATGGCTTGTTCTAATTCAGGTTCTACAATCACAACTTCTTTGTGATTGATATAGATTTGCTTTTTATTTGGCTTAGTATAATTCCAAAAGGCTTTATTTTGAGTAATGATAAAATTTCCCTTATAATTTAGTGAAGAATTATTACTTTGTACTTTTTGTTCAAAATCACTGCTAAAATTTTTAAAATTTATATTAAATGCAAAAATATTACAAGAAAATATCATTGAAAATACAAAATATCTCATTATTGTCCTTTAAAAATTTTGCAAATTATATAAAATTTATGCAAATGAAATTTTATATAGTTCTAATTAAAATCAAGATATAATCTAGCATATATTTTTATAGTTAAAGGTAAAAAATGTTTTCTAGCGTATTTAAAGTAATATTTGGCACAAAAAATGATCGAGAAGTAAAAAAATATCTAAAAAGAGTTACTCAAATAAATGCTTTAGAAAATAAATATGAAAATTTAAGTGATGATGAACTTAAAAAAACTTTTTTGGATTTTCAAAAACAAGTACAAGAAGAAAAAATAACTTTAGATGAAATTTTAAATGATATTTTTGCGATAGTTAGAGAAGTTGGTAAAAGAACTTTAAATATGCGTCATTTTGATGTGCAATTAATAGGTGGTATGGTTTTACATGATGGCAAAATAGCTGAAATGAAAACAGGCGAGGGTAAAACCTTGGTTGCAACTTTACCTGTTGTATTAAATGCTATGAGTGGTAAAGGTGTGCATGTAGTTACTGTAAATGATTATTTAGCTAAAAGAGATGCAGAGCAAATGAGTGCTATTTATAATTTTTTAGGTTTTAGTGTTGGAGTGATACTTTCAGAACAAAATAGTGATGAAGCACATAAAAAAGCTTATGAGTGCGATATAACTTATGGTACAAATAATGAATTCGGCTTTGATTATTTGCGTGATAATATGAAATTTTCAAAACTTGAAAAAGTACAAAGAGAGCATAATTTTGTTATAGTTGATGAAGTAGATAGTATTTTAATAGATGAGGCAAGAACTCCACTTATAATAAGCGGACCTACAAATAGAACTTTGGATGGTTACATTAAAGCAAATGAAGTAGCAAAACAAATGCAAAAAGGCCTAGCAGCTACTACTCCTCAAGAATTACCAAGTGGTGATTTTGTTATTGATGAGAAAAATAGGACTATTATGATTACAGAGGCTGGAATTTCTAAGGCTGAAAAATTATTTGGAGTGGAAAATTTATATAGCTTAGATAATGCAATATTAGCCCATCAGCTTGATCAGGCCTTAAAAGCACATAATTTATTTGAAAAAGATGTGCATTATGTATTAAGAGATAAAGAAGTTGTAATTGTTGATGAATTTACGGGAAGGTTAAGCGAAGGAAGACGTTTTAGTGATGGTTTACACCAAGCACTAGAGGCTAAAGAAGGGGTGAAAATTCAAGAAGAGAGTCAAACTTTAGCAGATATTACTTTTCAAAACTATTTTAGAATGTATAAAAAATTAGCAGGTATGACAGGTACTGCACAAACTGAAGCAACAGAATTTTCTCAAATTTATAATTTAGATGTGGTTTCTATACCTACAAATATACAGGTTGCAAGAATAGATAAAGATGATTTAATTTATAAAACTCAAGAAGAAAAATTTAAAGCAGTTATTGAAGAAATAAAAAAAGCAAATGCAAAAGGTCAACCGGTTTTAGTAGGGACTGCAAGTATTGAAAGAAGTGAAGTATTTCATAACATGCTTGTAAAAGAACGTATTCCTCATCATGTGCTTAACGCTAAAAATCACGAACAAGAAGCTTTGATCATACAAGATGCGGGTAAAAAAGGTGCAGTAACTATAGCTACCAATATGGCGGGTCGTGGGGTTGATATAAAAATAGATGATGAAATAAAAGCTTTAGGAGGGCTTTATATCATAGGAACTGAACGCCATGAAAGTAGAAGAATAGATAATCAACTTCGTGGACGTGCAGGGCGTCAAGGTGATCCTGGTGTAAGTAGATTTTATTTAAGTTTAGAGGACAATCTTTTGAGAATTTTTGGTGGTGATCGTATTAAAAACATCATGGAAAGATTAGGTATAGAAGAGGGTGAGCATATAGAAAGTCGCATTGTTACAAGAGCTGTTGAGAATGCACAAAAAAAAGTTGAAAGTTTACATTTTGAAAGTAGAAAACATTTGCTTGAATATGATGATGTGGCTAATGAACAAAGAAAGACCATTTATAATTATAGAAATGAATTACTAGATGAAGAATTTGACTTGCAAGATAAGATTTTAAAAAATATTGCTGAATATAGCAATCATTTGGTAAGTCAAATTTATCTAAATGCAGAGCTTGAAGATGATGTTAAACATTTTGAAAGCTTAAAGCAAAAAGTAAGTTATGAGTGTAATCTTGAGCTTAGCGAAGCTGATTTTAAAGACTTGGGTGTAATTGAAGTAGAAAATAAATTAAGTGAAATTTTAGAAAAAGCTTACAAAGATAAAATGAATATTATTGAAGATAAGGAAGCTAGAAAAATTGAAAGAATTCTATATCTTCAAATTTTGGATAATCTATGGAGAGAGCATTTATACCAAATGGATATTTTGAAAACTGGTATAGGTTTAAGAAGTTATAATCAAAAAGATCCTTTAGTAGAATACAAAAAAGAAAGTTATAATCTTTTCATGGAGCTTGTTGAGCGTGTTAAATTTGATAGTTTGAAATTGTTATTTAATGTAGTTTTTACTCAAAAAGAAGCACAAAATTTTGAAGAAAGAAGCCATGAACAAAACGAGCAGTTTTTAGCTAGTACTACAGAAAGTGGTGTTAATGAAAATGGTGAAGCACAAATTACTAAAGTGCCTAGAAATTCACCTTGTCCTTGCGGTAGTGGTAAAAAATATAAAGAATGCCATGGTAAAAGTGGTCCTAAAAAAGGTATTTTAGCTTAAGGTATGCAATGAATTTAGTTATAGTTGAAGATGATATCAATATGAGAAAATCACTCGAAATTGCTTTGAGTGAGTATGAAGAATTTGCTATAAAATCTTATAAATCAGCAACTGAAGCTTTAAAAAAACTAAATGATGATGTTGATTTGATTATTACAGATATTAATATGCCGGGTATGGATGGTATTGAATTTGTGCAAGCTTGTGAGAATAAATATGATTTTATTATTATTACAGGTAATGCAACGCTAAATCGTGCCATAGAAGCAGTAAGACTTGGAGTAAAAGATTTTCTAGTAAAACCATTTGATATTAATACTTTAGTAACTGCGATAAAACGCGTAAAAATAATTCAAGAAAAGACTTCTAAAAAAACAAACAAAAAGATTATCAAAAAAGAAGAAAATCATCAAGATTTTTATGGTATTTCTGAAGCTTTAGAAGATTGTTTAAAATTGACTACTAAGGCTGCTAAGACAGATGCAAGCGTGCTTTTTTTTGGAGAAAGTGGGGTAGGTAAAGAAGTTTTTGCAAATTTTGTGCATAAAAATTCAAAAAGAGCACAAAAACCTTTTGTGGCTATTAATATGGCAGCAATTCCATCAAATTTGATAGAAAGTGAGCTTTTTGGTTTTGAAAAAGGTGCATTTACCGATGCTAATACTACTAAAATAGGGTTGTTTGAGCTCGCTAATGAAGGCACTTTGTTTTTAGATGAAATAGGTGAAATGCCTTATGAAATTCAAGCAAAATTATTAAGAGCCTTGCAAGAAAAAGAAATTACAAGGTTAGGAAGTACTAAAAGCATCAAGATTGATGTAAGAATTATTAGTGCAACTAATGCTCATATGGAAAAAAAGATTGTAGATAATGAATTCAGACAAGATTTATATTATAGGCTTAATACTATTCCTATTAATATACCACCACTAAGAGAGCGTCAAGAAGAAATTTTGCAAATTGCACAAAAGGTATTACTTGATACATGTAAAGAATATGATTTTAATGAAAAAACTTTAAGTCAAGAAGCACAAGGTGCTCTATTAGCTTATGATTTTCCAGGTAATATTAGGGAATTAATTTCTATTATACAAAGAGCTTGTATTTTAAGTGAAAATGATGAGATTAGCGCTCAAGATTTGTTCTTAGAAAGTAGAAAAAGTAAAGATATTAAAAATCTTGAAAAAGAATTGATTTTAGAAGCTTTAAAAAATTCACAAGATATTACAGAAGCAGCTAAGCTTATAGGGATGAGTGAGAAAATTTTTAGTGAAAAAATGAAAAAATACAATATTACTTAAAAAGGATGGATGATGAAAAAAATAGCCATTGTAGGTGCAACTGGAGTAGTCGGAGAAGAGCTTTTAAATGTTTTGGATGAGCTTGATTTCCCGGTTGAAAGTATTTTACCATTAGCAAGTGCAAAAAGTGCAGGTAGCGAAGTAGAATTTAGAGGTAAAAGCTACAAAGTTAAAGAATTAACCCCAAGTGTCTTTAAGGAAAATCCTGTAGATATTGCTTTTTTTAGTGCTGGAGGAAACATAAGCGCTGAGTATGTAAAATACGCAGTAGAGTGTGGTGCTGTAGTGATTGATAATACTAGCCATTTTAGAATGGATGAAAATGTTCCTTTAGTAGTTCCTGAATGCAATAGTGAAGATATTAAAGATTGGGAAAAAACAGGAATTATTGCTAATCCAAATTGCTCTACTATACAAATGGTGCATGTTTTAAAACCACTTGATGATGTATTTAATCTAAAAAGGGTAGATGTAAGTACTTATCAGGCTGCAAGTGGTGCAGGTAAAGAAGGTATGGAAGAATTAGTTCAAGGAATGCAAAGTTTTTTTGCTTTTAAATTAGATGAATTTGAGGCAAAAACTTTTCCATATACCTTAGCTTTAAATTTAATTCCTCAAATTGATGTTTTTAGTGAAAATGGCTACACTAAAGAAGAATTAAAAATGGTAAATGAAACGCAAAAAATATTGCATAAAAAACTTGAAATTTCAGCAACTTGCGTAAGAGTCCCTGTGCTTAGAAGTCATAGTGAAGCCATTACTATGCATTTTGAAAAAGATGTTGATGTTGCTAAGGTTAGAGAGATACTTTCTAAAGCACCAAGTGTTGTTGTGATTGATGATGTAGAAAATAAAAAATATCCTATGCCACTTTTTATGAGTGATACTAATGAAACTTATGTAGGAAGAATTAGACGCGATATTAATCATAAAAACATTTTACATTTATGGTGTGTGGCTGATCAAATTCGTGTTGGGGCGGCTACAAATGCAGTGCGTATTGCAAAAAAATGGTTAGAATTGGTTTGATAAAGGGGAAAAATGCTAGGAAAATTTTTTGAAAATTTATTAGTTAAAAGTCGTTTGGTTACTATTTTACCGGTTATTTTTGGTCTTGTTGGTGCTTTTGTTTTGTTTTTTATAGCTAGTTATGATGTAATTAAAGTTTTAAAATATGTTTTTGAATACTTCATGGTTTCTAATTCAACAGTAGATTTACATGAGGATATTGTAGGTTTAATTATAGGTGCTGTGGATTTATACTTAATGGCTTTGGTTTTATTTATCTTTTCTTTTGGAATTTATGAACTTTTTATTAGTGAAATACAAGAGTTTAAAAAAACAAAACAATCTAAAGTGTTAGAAGTGCATAGTTTGGATCAGTTAAAAGATAAGCTTGCAAAAGTAATCATCATGGTTTTAGTTGTAAATTTTTTTCAGAGAATTTTGCAAATGCAACTTAATACAGTTTTGGATATGACTTATTTGGCAGGTTCTATTTTAGCTCTTTGTATAGGTCTTTATTTTTTACATAAAAGCGATCACTAATATAAGGAATAAAAATGATTTTTATTGATGCGTGCTTAAAAAAACCAACTCCTTACACTCCTGTTTGGATGATGCGTCAAGCAGGAAGATATCTGCCTGAGTACATGGAAGTTAGAGCAAGCGCTGGGGATTTTTTATCTCTTTGTAAAGACTATAAAAAAGCAAGTGAAGTTACTTTGCAACCTGTGGATATTTTGGGTGTTGATGCGGCTATTATTTTTTCAGATATTTTAATGGTGCCTTTAGAAATGGGCATGGATTTAAAATTTGAAAAAGGCGAAGGGCCAGTATTTTCAAATCCCATTAAAATTAAGGAAGATTTAGAAAGATTAGATGTTGAAAAAAGTATTAAAAATCTTTCTTATGTTTATGATACCTTAGCGCTTACTAGAGAAAAACTTGCACAAGATAAAGCTTTGATTGGTTTTTGTGGAAGTCCTTGGACTATTGCTACTTATATGATAGAAGGTGGTGGTAGTAAAAATTATGCAAAATGTAAAAAATTAGTTTATCAAAACCCTGAATTTTTACATCAGATTTTATCTAAACTTACTTTAGCATTGAAATACTACATTCAAGAGCAAATTAGAGCAGGTGCTAATGCTATACAGATATTTGATAGTTGGGCGAGTGCTTTAGAAAAAGAGATGTTTTTTGAGTTTTCTTTTAAATACATGCTTGAAGTTGCTGATTTTATAAAGGAAAAATATCCGCATATTCCCGTGATTTTATTTCCTAAAGGTGTTAGTGGATTTTTAGATGATATAAATGGAAATTTTGATGTTTTTGGTGTAGATTGGAGTACTCCTTTAGAATTAGCTAAAGAAAAACTAGGTGTTAGATATACTTTGCAGGGCAATATGGAGCCTTGCAGATTGTATAATAAAAAGACGATCGCAGCAGGAGTGGATAAAATTTTAAATATCATGCAAGATAGTGCACATATTTTTAACCTTGGACATGGTATTTTGCCTGATATTCCTGTTGAAAATGTTAAATATTTTATCAAGTTAGTTCAAGAGAAATCACAAAAGTGAATAAAATTACCTTTGGTCCTATAAGTTCAAGAAGATTTGGGCTTTCTTTAGGGATTGACTTAAGTCCAAATCAAAAACAATGTAATTTTGATTGTGTATATTGTGAATTACAAGCTGCAAAACCCATGGAAAAATCTTTAGTATATCCAAAAATTCAAGATATCTTAGAACAAGTAAAGCAAGCTTTAGCTAGTGATGTGAAATTTGATTTTCTTACATTAACCGCAAATGGTGAACCCAGTTTGTACCCTTATTTAAAAGAATTAGTTTGTGAGTTAAATAAAATAAAACTAGATAAAAAACTTTTGATTTTAAGTAATGGTAGTGGTGTATTAAATCCAAATATACTCAATGCTTTATTGGATATTGATGTGGTTAAATTTAGTCTTGATAGTGCTAAAGAAAAAACATTTTATAGAATAGATAAAGCTTTAAAACAAATTAAACTTGAAACAATGATAGATAAAATGATTACCTTTAGGGAAAAATTTATAGGTGAGCTTATCATGGAAGTTTTGGTTGTACAAGGCTTAAATGATAATAAAGAAGAAATGTTAGCTTTAAATGAAATATTTGGCAAAATAAAGCCATTAAGAGTAGATTTTAGCACTATTGATAGACCTCCGGCTTATCCTGTTAAAGGTATATCTATGGAAAAATTAGAAGAATTAAGTATGTATATTACTAGTGTGCCTATTGTGCTTGCTAAGCATTATTATAAAGGTGAAAAAATTGATTTTAATGCTCAAGAGCTTTTGAAAATGTTGCAACTTAGAGCTCAAAGTGAATTTGATGTTGAAAATAAATTTAGTCAATATAGCAAAAATGTATTAGAAAAATTAATTAAAGAGCAAAAAGTCGCTGTAAAAAATTTAGCAGGAGTAAATTTTTACAAAAAAATATAATTTTTTGTAAAAAACTCTTGACAAAAGTATTTTTTTCTTATATAATACCATTTCTTATTTATTGATTTTCCGGATTAGCTCAGCGGTAGAGTAGTCGGCTGTTAACCGATTGGTCGTAGGTTCGAATCCTACATCCGGAGCCACTTCTTTTTAAGTTATAATTCTGATTTTTATAAGTATTAAATAAATTATATGATTTTTATATAACTAGTATTTTCATTTTGAAAATACTAGTTTTTTATATCAAAAGTAAAGAATTTGCTTTCAAAATTATTACCTACTTTTTCATATTGAAATATGGCAGGTTCTAGGTTTTGCACTTCATGATATAAAAGTCCTAAAGCAAGCCTTGCTTCTAAGGTCTCTTCATTTTCTAATCTTGCAAGTTCAAGTAAAGCTATAGCTGAATTTGGATTATTTGAACCTATTGCTGCAACTGCAGCTAAGAATAAAGTTTGAGCATCTTTAATTTTATAATTATCTATTAAAATATTATAAAGTGTATATGCTTCTTGATATTCTTTTGCAAATATATCTACATAAGCTAGAGCAAAGATTAATCCAATGGAATTTTTATTACTCATAGCAAGTCTTTTTTTAATATCATTTCTAACATGATTAAGTAAACCTGTTATTTGCATAAGTGTTACATAGCTATCTTTAACTATTCCAGCCCCACCAGACAAAGAATTATAATCAAGTTTGGTATTTAAAAAATACATTTGCGCTTGTTTGGCGTATTCTTTGATATTTAAGTTCATATTTTTGGAGTTAAAATATAAAATATTGCTAATAATATCTTCACTCAATAAATCTTTTAATTCTTTTATTTTTTGATTTCTTAGAGTTTCAAGATTATTGCCATTTGCAGCTATAATAGCAAATATTAGCTCCAAAGGTGTGTTATTGGTATTTGAAAGATTATCTAAGTAAGGAATAGTAGCAGTAAAGTCATTTTTGGCCAAATATAGCAAATATTTGTATATATTGTTGTTTTGATCAATGGTATTATCTGCTTGGAGATTTTCTAAAAGTTCATTAGCAAGTTTTGTATAATCTTTCTTTGCTAGATCCATGCAATATATGCCAAAAATTCCTGCAATATAATTTTTAGGATTTAAATGATATGCGGTTGAAAAGTGCTTGTAAGCATTATTATAATCTTGTAACTGTGCATAAGTTAGGGCAAGATTATAATGAATTACGTCATGAGCATGATAAATTTCACTTAAGTTTTTAAATTCTTGATTAGCCTCTCTTAAGTGAAAATTAAAAGCTAAATTAATAGCATGGGATAATTCTATATTAACCCCCGATAAAGTCTTGCTTTTAACAAGCAATTCGTTTTCATATTTATATCCTTGTATAAAATTTCCCAAATCGGCCTTTGTGATAAGCTCCATGCTTTGTTTAACATCAAAAACATGATATGGTGAGAAGTAAAACAGTAAATCATATATTTGTTGTTTTCCGGTAATTAATCTCTTGGCAAAATTTTGTTGAGCTATATCAATGTTCGAAAAATTTCTTTTTAATCTTGTTTTGATATTATAGTATTTTGAACCTATATCTTTATCTTTGATGTAAAGAGATTTTAAAATTTGTGCACCACTTTCAAATTGACCAGTTTTTAATTCAACTAAAGCTAAAGCAACCTTACTTCTTGCTTCATGCTTTTCTATCTTTGAAGCTTTTTCAAGATATTCTTTAGCTTTTTGGTATTCTCCTGATTTTGCATATAATAAGCCTAAGGGTAAACTTGCTTCATAATCTTCTTGTTTTTGTAAAAAATCAATGGCATTTTTTTCTGATTTTAATAAGGTATAAACTTTTGCTCCAAGATAATAAGATTCACCTTGATAACCATTGATGTTGTTTGAACGTATAAACATTTGTAAAGCTTCAGGGTAAAATCCTTGATAATAATTAATTAAACCCAGGTAATAATCATACAAGGATGACTTGGAGTCTTGTGGCAAATGCACTCTTGCTAAGTCAAGATAGTAATTAAATTTTTCTTTATTGCCAAGATTAAAATAACACACAGCAGTGTTTATAGCAGCAGCTACTTTGTGTTCTTCTAATTCTAAAGATTGCTTGAAATTTTCAATTGCGCTAGCATAATCTTTTTGTTTCATTTGGGCTACGCCAAGATTATAACTAGATAAGGATTGATTGAAAATATTAATATTATTATAAAGTTCTAAAGCACTTTCTATATCACCTTTTTCATATAATAAATTTGCTTTTTGTACTACAAGATCTAAAGCTGATTGTTTTACTTTAGTGATGCTTGCACTAACATTATCTTCTAAAATTGGACTATTTGCAATGACTTTTTTATCATTTTTAAATACAAGAAGTAAAATCAAAATGACAAGCAATATTAAGGCAAGACCTCCAAGTGCAGAAATTAAAATAGTAAATTTTTTATCAAAAAGCTTTTTTTTCTCCTCAGGTTGTGGTGTTTGAGGTTCTTCTTTTACTCTTTGAAAGGTGCTTTCTTCCTCCTCTAATTCAGGAGGTATCATACCAGGAGGGATAGCTTGTTCTTCTCCTGGATTTTCATCTATCTCAGAGAAAGCTTTTTCTTGGTTGTCTTGTTCTTTAAGTGTTACTTCTTCAGCCATGTTTTCTCTTAAAAATATTTTCTTAATATGTCAGGAATTCTTATATTTCCATCTTTTTCTTGATAATTTTCCATAATAGCTACCAAGGTTCTTCCAACAGCTAGCGAAGAGCCATTAAGTGTATGTGCTAATTCGTTTTTGCCTTTATCATTTTTAAAGCGAATTTTTGCACGTCTTGCTTGAAAATCTTTACAATTAGATACAGAGCTAATTTCACGGTATTTATTTTGAGATGGAAGCCATACTTCTAAATCTACTGTTTTAGCAGCTGAAAAGCCTAAATCTCCGGTGCAAAGCATTAAATGTCTATGAGCCAATCCTAAAGAACTAAGCAAATCGCTTGCACAAGTTAGCATTTCTTCAAACATCATTTCGCTTTGTTCAGGTTTACATATGCTAACAAGCTCTACTTTTTCAAATTGATGTTGTCTGATAATGCCTCTAGTGTCTCTTCCCGCGCTTCCTGCTTCTTGCCTAAAGCAAGCACTGTAACAAGTCATTTTTAAAGGCAATTCTTCTTGGGTTAAAATTTCATTAGAATAAAGATTGGTCACAGGAATTTCAGAAGTTGAGATGAGGTATAAATCATCATTTTCTACCTTATACATATCATCTTTAAATTTTGGAAGCTGTCCGGTGCCATACATGGTTGCGCTATTGACTAAAAATGGCACATTAACTAGTTCAAAACCTCTACTTCTATTAAAATCTATCATATAATTTACTAAAGCTCTACTTAGCAAAGCCCCTTCATTTTTGAGTACACAAAAACGACTTTGTGAGATTTTAACCCCTCTTGTAAAGTCAAGCCAGTTTAATTTTTCACCTAAATCATGGTGTTCTTTGATCTCAAAATCAAAACTAGGCGGAGTAAGTATTTTTTTAAGTTCGACGTTTTCATCTTCATCTTCCCCTAAAGGTACACAATCATCTGGTATATTTGGCACTGCAAGAGCAATTTGTTCTAGTTTTTCTTCTAGTGTGCTAACGATTTTTGATTGAGTGTTGATTTTTTCTTTATTTTGGCTTAGCTGTGTTTTTAAACTTTCTTTATCTTGTGCAGTTGCAAGTTCTTTGCTAAATTTATTTTGAAAAGCTTGAAATTCTTCCAAAAGTGCTTTTTCTTTTTTTAAGTTGACAAATAATTCACTGAGTTCTTTAAGTAAATTTTCATCGACTTTTTTAGCTTTTAATTTTTGTGTGATTTCATCAAAATTATTTTGTAAAAGTTTTAGATCTAACATTATAACTCCTTATTACAGTCCTATTTTAGCATAAATTTTTTCCATTGTTTCTTGAGCTTGTTTTTTTGCTTTGCTTGCTCCAAATTCTAAAATCTCTTCGATTTTAGAAGGATTAGCTAGTAGTTTCTCATACTCTTCTTTGG
Encoded here:
- a CDS encoding flagellar basal body-associated FliL family protein encodes the protein MKRIVILFFSFCGIYANSLSIEDFRTDLYSKVGNNTLKKIEITLDFEGENLDQKKIIDALNTIVSSYFYEDLFTEVGKNNFKETLLKFSNKKYKTQIKNIYILKINSVAQFDIEELKRFVKDLEKKDKDLKETANQEEIQNILKVTKTSDQNNTQPKDMNATQTSSAKDSNVSFNQDVNASKEAMDMILKTMENTQMQILVPSKEQDLFKEIPF
- the lolA gene encoding LolA-like outer membrane lipoprotein chaperone; amino-acid sequence: MRYFVFSMIFSCNIFAFNINFKNFSSDFEQKVQSNNSSLNYKGNFIITQNKAFWNYTKPNKKQIYINHKEVVIVEPELEQAIYTQLQNLPNLQAIFKNAKLISHENYEAKYENIIYNIKLKNSNLNSISYKDELGNLVIIYFYNQKFDQNINENIFIPKIPSHFDIIQ
- the secA gene encoding preprotein translocase subunit SecA, with product MFSSVFKVIFGTKNDREVKKYLKRVTQINALENKYENLSDDELKKTFLDFQKQVQEEKITLDEILNDIFAIVREVGKRTLNMRHFDVQLIGGMVLHDGKIAEMKTGEGKTLVATLPVVLNAMSGKGVHVVTVNDYLAKRDAEQMSAIYNFLGFSVGVILSEQNSDEAHKKAYECDITYGTNNEFGFDYLRDNMKFSKLEKVQREHNFVIVDEVDSILIDEARTPLIISGPTNRTLDGYIKANEVAKQMQKGLAATTPQELPSGDFVIDEKNRTIMITEAGISKAEKLFGVENLYSLDNAILAHQLDQALKAHNLFEKDVHYVLRDKEVVIVDEFTGRLSEGRRFSDGLHQALEAKEGVKIQEESQTLADITFQNYFRMYKKLAGMTGTAQTEATEFSQIYNLDVVSIPTNIQVARIDKDDLIYKTQEEKFKAVIEEIKKANAKGQPVLVGTASIERSEVFHNMLVKERIPHHVLNAKNHEQEALIIQDAGKKGAVTIATNMAGRGVDIKIDDEIKALGGLYIIGTERHESRRIDNQLRGRAGRQGDPGVSRFYLSLEDNLLRIFGGDRIKNIMERLGIEEGEHIESRIVTRAVENAQKKVESLHFESRKHLLEYDDVANEQRKTIYNYRNELLDEEFDLQDKILKNIAEYSNHLVSQIYLNAELEDDVKHFESLKQKVSYECNLELSEADFKDLGVIEVENKLSEILEKAYKDKMNIIEDKEARKIERILYLQILDNLWREHLYQMDILKTGIGLRSYNQKDPLVEYKKESYNLFMELVERVKFDSLKLLFNVVFTQKEAQNFEERSHEQNEQFLASTTESGVNENGEAQITKVPRNSPCPCGSGKKYKECHGKSGPKKGILA
- a CDS encoding sigma-54-dependent transcriptional regulator; this translates as MNLVIVEDDINMRKSLEIALSEYEEFAIKSYKSATEALKKLNDDVDLIITDINMPGMDGIEFVQACENKYDFIIITGNATLNRAIEAVRLGVKDFLVKPFDINTLVTAIKRVKIIQEKTSKKTNKKIIKKEENHQDFYGISEALEDCLKLTTKAAKTDASVLFFGESGVGKEVFANFVHKNSKRAQKPFVAINMAAIPSNLIESELFGFEKGAFTDANTTKIGLFELANEGTLFLDEIGEMPYEIQAKLLRALQEKEITRLGSTKSIKIDVRIISATNAHMEKKIVDNEFRQDLYYRLNTIPINIPPLRERQEEILQIAQKVLLDTCKEYDFNEKTLSQEAQGALLAYDFPGNIRELISIIQRACILSENDEISAQDLFLESRKSKDIKNLEKELILEALKNSQDITEAAKLIGMSEKIFSEKMKKYNIT
- a CDS encoding aspartate-semialdehyde dehydrogenase; protein product: MMKKIAIVGATGVVGEELLNVLDELDFPVESILPLASAKSAGSEVEFRGKSYKVKELTPSVFKENPVDIAFFSAGGNISAEYVKYAVECGAVVIDNTSHFRMDENVPLVVPECNSEDIKDWEKTGIIANPNCSTIQMVHVLKPLDDVFNLKRVDVSTYQAASGAGKEGMEELVQGMQSFFAFKLDEFEAKTFPYTLALNLIPQIDVFSENGYTKEELKMVNETQKILHKKLEISATCVRVPVLRSHSEAITMHFEKDVDVAKVREILSKAPSVVVIDDVENKKYPMPLFMSDTNETYVGRIRRDINHKNILHLWCVADQIRVGAATNAVRIAKKWLELV
- a CDS encoding YqhA family protein; protein product: MLGKFFENLLVKSRLVTILPVIFGLVGAFVLFFIASYDVIKVLKYVFEYFMVSNSTVDLHEDIVGLIIGAVDLYLMALVLFIFSFGIYELFISEIQEFKKTKQSKVLEVHSLDQLKDKLAKVIIMVLVVNFFQRILQMQLNTVLDMTYLAGSILALCIGLYFLHKSDH
- the hemE gene encoding uroporphyrinogen decarboxylase, with the protein product MIFIDACLKKPTPYTPVWMMRQAGRYLPEYMEVRASAGDFLSLCKDYKKASEVTLQPVDILGVDAAIIFSDILMVPLEMGMDLKFEKGEGPVFSNPIKIKEDLERLDVEKSIKNLSYVYDTLALTREKLAQDKALIGFCGSPWTIATYMIEGGGSKNYAKCKKLVYQNPEFLHQILSKLTLALKYYIQEQIRAGANAIQIFDSWASALEKEMFFEFSFKYMLEVADFIKEKYPHIPVILFPKGVSGFLDDINGNFDVFGVDWSTPLELAKEKLGVRYTLQGNMEPCRLYNKKTIAAGVDKILNIMQDSAHIFNLGHGILPDIPVENVKYFIKLVQEKSQK